The genomic stretch CAGGGATGTGGCTTCTGGGACAGCCTGGGGGCCGGGCATCGGATAGCCGAAACCTCTAAACCTGGCTTTCGAGCTATGAGTCATCACTCCTCTATTTTCCAGATTTGGAAGGCAGAGTTCAGAGAGGTGCATGACTTGCCCAAAGCCAGGATAGATGTGATGAGACTTGAACCTTTGTCACCTAGGAGCTTTTTGTCACACTGCAGAGGCACTTCCCTTGTGTCACCTAAGGTCCCTTTGCGATGAGCAATGCCACTGCCTTCCCCTGCCCAGGTTCCAGGATGTGGCAAGGAGGTAAGGAACACTAGATTGGCATAGGACAGACGCCTAGCCTGTGAGGGTCAGATTGAAGGTCCATTGGAAGATGGCCTTGCTAACCATGGTCCAAGCGGGGCTTGCCTGGCCTCTTCTCAGTAAACAGCGCCTGCCAGAGAAGGtctggagagagaagaggccaggCCAGAGCCAGCCTGCTCACACAGGCAGGAGGCTTGCATCCCTGAGGTCACTGCAGGACACAGTCCCAGAGAGGTGTGGGAACAGGGGCAGCTTCAGAGTCGAGGGCCTGTTGGCCGACACCCTTGGCTCACCCTGCCACCCTGCCCTCCGCAGGCCTTGCACCCTCCCTAGAGTAACTCTTCCACAGCTGGGCCTGAAACCCCTAGTGCTTGTGCCAACGGAAAGAGCAAAGAAGCTGCCCTGAGAAGCAGGAAGTAAAGACAGAGTAGGGCCTTAGAGGGAGTGCCGGGCCCACCCCAGCATTTTCTCAGAGCTGGGAAGTGGGTGCCACTGATGGAGCCCACTGCTtgttgtaaacttttttttttttttcttcttctggtttgggtttttcgagacagggtttctctgtgtagccttagctgtcctggactcactttgtagaccaggctggccttgaactcacagtgatccgctggGCTCCGCCtccctggaattaaaggcttgtgccacgaCCACCCCTGCTTAATACCAGGAATTCTTACCTCAGGGtgacagaggtggctcagtggttaagaacactggctgttcttgcaaagcacctgggtttggttcccagcatccacctggtggctcacaagcatctgcagGCAGgcacatagtacacatacatgcaggcaaaacacaaatgctttaaaaaaaaataaaactagctgggcgtggcacacgccattaatcccagcactcgggaggcagaggcaggcagattgctgggagtttgaggacagccaaggctacacagtctcAGGGGAGGCGGGGGAAgctataaaaaaattttaaaccaggcgtggtggtgcatgcatgtaatcccaggactcgggagaggcagaagcaggctgatctctgttagttcgagaccagcctagtctacaaaccaagtctaagacagccaaggctacacagagaaagcctgtctcaaaaaatcaaaaaagaaaacaagaattctTGCCTTCTGTAGTATGGGTGCtagcccatttcacagatgaggaaaccgagCCCCCAAGACTCACCAGCCTCCAAAGATCACGTAGATTGCAGAACAGACACCGCATGCccatttttactctgttgttGAGGCGTCATTAAACACTTCCCAGGCAGATGAGGAGACCCTGGGAAGGGCCCTCAATGCCACCTGGTTGGACCCTTTGACTATTGGGGTCTGAGGTTATGAGTAGGGGCAAAGCTGAGGAGGTGGCCCAGAAGATATGGCAGTGGCAGAAAACTGCAGGCTCAGGGTCTGTTTCTCCCAGTCTGTCCTTTGGAAGCAGGTGGTAGTAACGCCTGTCATGTCACCCATGGGTACCCAGGAGGCTGCGGCCCAAATGTACTGGGGTGTGACACACAGAGCTGAGTTGTGTTCAGGGTAGACAGACGCCCCTGCCTTCATTCACTCAATCCCTGGCCTTTTCCTCGCCTGGAGCTTTCTGTGCCACCTAGCCCTTCTTTTCCTCAGTGGGTCATGGGCTCACAGGTGGGGCGGATgttgcggggagggggggggggggcggggtcctGTGAGTCAGGCCCAGCCCTGTGCCCACAGGTGGTGAGCTTCAGCAGCCTGCGGGCTGATTCTTCAGCACCCTGGATGGTGCTCTGTGTCCTGTGGTGCTCCGTGACCCAGGCCTTGCTGCTGCCTGTGTTCCTCTGGACCTGTGATCGCTACCGGGCCGACCTCAAGGCAGTGTGGGAGAAGTGTGTGGCCCTTATGGCTAACGACAACGAGGATTCTGACAATGGTAAGGGCGGGGACACCCCCTGGGTGAGATGGGGGTAGGAGGAGTCAGCTTGTTTGGTATTCCTCCACCACGTGGCACCCACCTGTTGACCACCAGGTAACCCCTGTGGCAACACAAGTATGGTAAGACGTGCCGTGTGCCAAGAGCTGTCCGCCTGTGGTTGGAGTCCCATGGAGTCCCCACCCGAAATCTCGGACCAGCTTAATATGTCAGCCTCCAAAGtgtgggatttgaacccagaaccCTTGCCAGGTTCTGAAAACTAGTCCCTTCCTTGTGAGGATCCTGGAGCCTTCTGCTTTCCACCGCCACCGTCTTATGTTTTTGCCCTGtcctgcagaggccagcctagatGGCGGCATCTCCCCCGACCTTGTATTGGAGAGCTCCCTTGACTGCAGCTATGGAGGTGACTACATGGCTCTGGACAGAATGGCCAAACATGAGCTCTCAGCCATGGAAGGAGGCTTACCCCAGCTCTATCCCCTGTGGCCACTGCAGGAGGATCGAATGCAGTATCTGCAGGTAGGTTGAGGCAGAGCACAGGAGCCTTGtaagtctgttctctctctctctctctctctctctctctctctctctctctctctccctctctctctctctctccctctcctacacacacatacacacacgcgcgcgcgcgcgcgcgcgaacacacacacacacacacaaacctatatGGGTGGGCCCATGTTACCCCTACTCTGAAAGAGGGGTCCATTGGTGTCTGTACTGTGAACCTTCCCACGAGCCTTGTCTCCGACCGACCCCAAGCTTCAACCAACACCGAGGTTCAGAGAGGTTGTCACTTGCCCCAAATCTCACAGCTTCAAGCCATGGGGGGCCCTGATCCCTGACCCACACACTGCTCTGCAGGGCGCGGGGAGGCATCGGTGCGGGTTTCCAggagggcagccttgtctcagCCCGGCCGGATGCTCGCAGGTCCCGCCCACCCGGCGGTTCTCCAACGACGACGCCGACATGTGGGCGGCCGCCCCCCTGCCCACCTTCCTCCCGCGCTGGAGCTCTGGCGAAGACTTGGCAGCCCTGGCGCACCTAATGCTGCCAGCGGGGCCGGACCGGCGGCGGGGGAGCCTGCTGGCCTTCGCCGAGGATGCACCCCCTTTCCGCCCATGCCGTCGCTCTGCGGAGAGCTTGCTGTCTCTACAGCCCTCGTCTGTAGAGGGCGGCCGGCGTCGTATCCAGGACTCGCCTCCCGGCAGCCCGCGTCGCCGCCCGGGGCCGGGCACCCGCTCTGCCTCGGTCTCATTGCTACCCGACACATTCGCGCTGACCGCCTTCGAGCGCGAGCCGCAGGCTCTGCGTCGTCTGCCTGCCCCCGCACGGCCCTTCCCTGCTGCCTCGGACGGCTCGGAGCCGGCTGAGGTCCCGACAACCCCTGGCAGTCGTGCGCAAAGCACCCAGGGACGCCGGGCGGCGCGCGCGCAGGCGGGGGCCCTGCAGACCGGCCTGAGTGTGTCGTGGGGCGAGCCCGGCGGGCTGCAGGCGGCGGGCTGCGGCAGCACTAGCAGCTTTCTGAGCTCGCCCTCTGAGTCCTCGGGCTACGTCACGCTGCACTCAGACTCGCTGGGCTCTGCGTCCTAGGGCCCCCCAGGTCCTCCCCAGAGTCGCCATGCAGAAGGAAGAGGCACAGCACCAAAGATGCCATCACATGAGTTAGGCGCACAGGCAAGTGCCACCCACCCTAGGAGTGAGTGGATGGTGGATTGTGTGCCCCTCCTATAGTTCCTTTTGATATTTCCTGGAGGGACGATGGCCACCCTGGATGGATGCACAGGACAGAAACTTAATGCTGGGCGCGGCATCACCCAGGAGGAGGTCGACTTTGCCTGTGTAGGGGGAGTGGCCTCTGCACGTTTGGTAGGCCTCTGAGGCTAGACTGGGTTGCCGGGAACCCTGAGACCCGACTACCATGAAAAAGGACAAATTCCTTTCTTGGAGAAGCTTAAACCAGAACCCACTGGACTGCATTCAACTTTCCTCACCCTGCAACTGGCTTGCTTCAAGGGTGTGGCAGTGTAGAGCGTTTTGTAAGCACAGGGCGGTTTCAGAGCCCAAACAAGTTCTACTGAGCAGGCTTTCCTGtgacctgcctcagtttccccatctccgATGAGTGGATGACCATGATACACCTCTCAGGGCTGTTTGAAGAACATTCCTGGTCTATGTGCCGTCGTCGTACTTGAATGGACCAGGTGGTGAGACGTAGTCTAAAGGCCCTTTGTTAGGGTCAGCCTTCAGCAAGTGGCTCCCAGATGGGAGGCCTCCCAGTCTCAATGACCTTTGCCCTCCTGGAGTCTCACCCCACTCTAGCTAAAGCACAGCACCCATGGGTGTAACAGCCACCTCGACTCCACCGTATTGCCTGTCCCCCACTGTGTCGGCACCTCCGTGATCCTGTTATGAAGGCTGTGGGTACTGAGGACTAAAGCGAATAGAAGTGCACCTCCATGCCTTGATGCCCAGCTCCACTGTTCCCACCTCCACTGCAAGGAAGGgctttgctctctctgtcctgggtAGAcccctttctgggtctgggctgtGCCATGGACATAGATATGGCCAAGGAGAGACCCAGGGCTGGGAGCTGAGGGCGAAGGGGTAGTGCTGTCACCATACAGCAGACCCTCTGTGTTGGGACCTGGAGCTGGTCTCAAGGCCAGTTCAGAGCCAGCCCATGTCCTGTTCTCCACGGCCAGGCCcatcccctctctgtctccagaCAGAGTTCCAACCCCAGCTGGCGATGGGGGGTGCATGATGGCTCTACCCTAGGCTTCAGGGGTCTCTGTAGTCCCTCCCTGGCTGTGGGGTAAATGAAAGATAAACCACCATGGAAAAGAAACCGGGGGACTGTAGTCCGTCTTTGGACTTGGGAGAAGCTGCCTCTGGCCATTTGCTGCTGTGCCTTTAGGGACTGACATGTCACATAGGGGCAGAGGCCACCAGCTAGCCACTGTCTCCCTCACTGGCCTCAAATGGTCAATTTGTCACCTTGGGTTTTCACTCTGTATTTTGTATTCAATAGCAATACTTGTAACGGGGACGTGGGTCCCCTAAATCACTCCTACTTTTTACAGAACCTTAAGGGCAGACCCCACGCAGAGGACGCTAGGCATCTAGGCCTCTTTCCCACACCCTGttcagtctccctgtgtgctGACACCTCTAAGGACCTTGACCCTGGGA from Acomys russatus chromosome 29, mAcoRus1.1, whole genome shotgun sequence encodes the following:
- the Gpr153 gene encoding probable G-protein coupled receptor 153, whose amino-acid sequence is MSEERRLAGSAVGWLACGGLSLLANAWGILSVGAKQKKWKPLEFLLCTLAATHMLNVAVPIATYAVVQLRRQRPDYAWNEGLCKVFVSTFYTLTLATCFSVTSISYHRMWMVRWPVNYRLSNAKKQAVHTVMGIWMVSFILSALPAVGWHDTSERFYTHGCRFIVAEIGLGFGVCFLLLVGGSVAMGMVCTAIALFQTLATQVSHRADRRAFTVPTIVVEDAQGKRRSSIDGSEPARTSLQITGLVATIVVIYDCLMGFPVLVVSFSSLRADSSAPWMVLCVLWCSVTQALLLPVFLWTCDRYRADLKAVWEKCVALMANDNEDSDNEASLDGGISPDLVLESSLDCSYGGDYMALDRMAKHELSAMEGGLPQLYPLWPLQEDRMQYLQGAGRHRCGFPGGQPCLSPAGCSQVPPTRRFSNDDADMWAAAPLPTFLPRWSSGEDLAALAHLMLPAGPDRRRGSLLAFAEDAPPFRPCRRSAESLLSLQPSSVEGGRRRIQDSPPGSPRRRPGPGTRSASVSLLPDTFALTAFEREPQALRRLPAPARPFPAASDGSEPAEVPTTPGSRAQSTQGRRAARAQAGALQTGLSVSWGEPGGLQAAGCGSTSSFLSSPSESSGYVTLHSDSLGSAS